Proteins from one Staphylococcus saprophyticus subsp. saprophyticus ATCC 15305 = NCTC 7292 genomic window:
- a CDS encoding magnesium transporter CorA family protein, with the protein MITAYKHSQTQEIVHTELDQTASWINVVDPNWEEIETLINRYDIPEDFIRDPLDSEESARVEYDEDTRYSLIILDLPVVNDTNLKVLSFITIPLGIIIGNKKIITVCNVENEFLDNFARQNINLHFHSRFALNILLTISNHYNRNLRLLNKTRLRIERDLKNNVTNKQLYNLMEVEKSLVYFLAALKGNESIIKKLFRLPAIKRFDEDEDILEDLVIENNQALETTRLYTDILESITTSYASLLSNEMNNTMKTLTLFTVFLTLPTLVFSFFGMNVPLPINDHSYISWIIVICISLIIVSIVGAFLWRKQKL; encoded by the coding sequence ATGATAACTGCTTACAAGCATTCACAAACCCAAGAAATTGTTCATACTGAATTAGATCAAACCGCTTCATGGATAAATGTTGTTGATCCAAATTGGGAAGAAATAGAAACTTTAATCAATCGTTATGATATTCCTGAAGATTTCATTCGCGATCCACTAGATTCAGAAGAAAGCGCCCGTGTAGAATACGATGAGGATACACGCTACTCGCTTATCATACTAGATTTACCTGTTGTTAATGACACAAACTTGAAAGTATTGTCATTTATTACGATTCCTTTAGGTATTATTATCGGTAATAAAAAGATTATTACTGTTTGTAATGTAGAAAATGAATTTCTTGATAATTTTGCACGCCAAAATATTAACTTACATTTTCACAGTCGTTTTGCATTAAATATATTATTGACCATTTCAAATCACTATAACAGAAACTTGAGATTACTCAATAAAACGCGTCTACGTATAGAACGTGACCTAAAAAATAACGTCACAAACAAACAGTTATATAATTTAATGGAAGTAGAAAAAAGTTTAGTCTATTTTTTAGCCGCGCTAAAAGGAAACGAAAGCATAATCAAAAAATTATTTAGGTTGCCAGCCATTAAACGTTTTGATGAAGACGAGGATATATTAGAAGATTTAGTTATAGAAAATAACCAAGCATTAGAAACAACAAGACTTTATACAGATATCTTAGAAAGTATTACAACATCATATGCTTCCTTACTTTCAAATGAAATGAACAATACCATGAAGACATTAACGCTTTTTACAGTATTTTTAACTTTACCAACATTGGTATTTAGCTTTTTTGGGATGAACGTCCCATTACCAATCAATGATCACAGTTACATCTCATGGATTATTGTGATCTGTATTTCACTTATCATTGTATCAATTGTCGGCGCATTTTTATGGCGAAAACAAAAGTTATGA
- a CDS encoding MarR family winged helix-turn-helix transcriptional regulator — MEEKDNTLERQLCFLFYVSSKEIIKKYTSYLKEFDLTYTGYIVLLAIGVEEKLNIKTLGARVFLDSGTLTPLLKKLEKKGYVTRTREIDDERNLQIALTTKGKDIKEPLSNISKQVFNEFDMEVDEAIDLKETLQNFVNKHFQQNI; from the coding sequence ATGGAGGAAAAAGACAACACGCTAGAACGACAACTATGTTTTCTTTTTTATGTTTCTTCTAAAGAGATAATTAAGAAATATACATCTTATTTAAAAGAATTCGATTTAACATATACAGGCTACATTGTTTTATTGGCAATCGGAGTGGAAGAAAAATTAAATATTAAAACACTAGGTGCACGTGTTTTTCTAGATTCAGGTACACTTACACCATTATTAAAAAAACTAGAGAAAAAAGGTTACGTGACTAGAACACGTGAAATTGATGATGAGCGCAATTTACAAATAGCGCTTACAACAAAAGGTAAAGATATTAAAGAACCACTTTCTAATATATCTAAACAAGTCTTTAACGAATTTGATATGGAAGTTGATGAAGCGATTGACTTAAAAGAAACATTACAAAATTTTGTTAACAAGCATTTCCAACAAAATATTTAA
- a CDS encoding Na/Pi cotransporter family protein — protein sequence MDSSVMEIIFTFIGGLGIFLYGIKQMGDGLQAAAGDRLRNILNTFTRNPIMGVLAGMIVTILIQSSSGTTVITIGLVSAGFMTMRQAIGVVMGANIGTTVTAFIIGIDIGAYALPILAIGAFLIFFIQKRKVKNIGMILFGFGALFYGLELMSGAVKPLADLEGFKQLMLDMSSNPIYGLIAGTILTVVIQSSSATIGILQGFFANDLISLHGALPVLLGDNIGTTITAVLASLAGSLAAKRVAAVHVMFNVIGASIFLIILPLYQMAIEWMQSLLNLKPEMVIAFAHGTFNVTNTLIQLPFIFVLAWVVTKIVPGEDLNEKYKPRNLDRNLINRAPSIALQEAQEEIQNIGHMTFSMLKNVNEYDDKKERDIMHKHAAIDNMNDNVRQYLTKISEKKLSKKDAERMTVLQDVNRTILKVAGLSEAYLLDKKKEQTNQVQISEKAEASINRLYDHVTTSFDKTIDMFDVYDRVKRDEIVKISNESYRLEHDLRKKHIKRLSSGECTPEGGLLYLDMIGILERIGYHSRNISESMIDIDEIETNEETEHALEWSH from the coding sequence ATGGATTCTTCAGTAATGGAGATTATTTTTACTTTTATAGGTGGTTTAGGTATATTTTTATACGGAATTAAACAAATGGGTGATGGCCTACAGGCAGCTGCGGGTGATCGTCTTAGAAACATTTTAAATACATTTACAAGAAATCCAATCATGGGTGTACTTGCCGGTATGATTGTAACGATTTTAATTCAAAGTAGCTCGGGAACTACTGTAATTACAATTGGGCTAGTAAGTGCAGGGTTTATGACCATGCGTCAAGCAATAGGAGTAGTCATGGGTGCCAATATAGGTACGACGGTTACAGCATTTATTATAGGTATAGACATTGGTGCTTATGCGCTTCCTATTTTAGCTATTGGTGCATTTTTAATATTCTTTATTCAAAAACGTAAAGTGAAAAATATAGGGATGATCCTATTTGGTTTCGGTGCATTGTTTTATGGCTTAGAACTGATGAGTGGCGCAGTTAAACCTTTAGCTGATTTAGAAGGTTTTAAACAATTGATGTTGGATATGTCTTCTAATCCAATTTATGGCCTTATCGCAGGAACAATATTGACTGTAGTTATTCAGAGTTCAAGTGCAACAATCGGTATTTTGCAAGGCTTTTTTGCAAATGACTTGATTAGTTTACATGGCGCATTACCAGTTTTACTTGGTGATAATATAGGTACGACGATCACTGCAGTATTAGCGAGTCTTGCTGGCTCACTGGCAGCTAAACGTGTTGCAGCGGTGCACGTCATGTTTAATGTTATAGGCGCATCTATATTCTTAATTATACTGCCACTGTATCAAATGGCTATTGAATGGATGCAAAGTCTGCTCAACTTAAAACCGGAAATGGTTATTGCTTTTGCACATGGTACATTCAACGTTACCAATACATTAATACAATTACCGTTTATTTTTGTACTCGCATGGGTAGTGACTAAAATTGTTCCAGGTGAAGATTTAAATGAAAAATATAAACCTAGAAATTTAGACAGAAATCTTATTAATAGAGCACCGAGCATTGCTCTCCAAGAGGCTCAAGAAGAAATTCAAAATATTGGGCACATGACATTTTCTATGCTTAAGAATGTAAATGAATATGATGATAAAAAAGAAAGAGACATCATGCATAAACACGCGGCTATAGATAATATGAATGATAATGTACGTCAATATTTAACTAAGATATCTGAAAAGAAATTATCTAAAAAAGATGCGGAAAGAATGACTGTACTTCAAGATGTAAACCGAACAATATTGAAAGTGGCAGGATTATCTGAAGCTTATTTATTAGATAAGAAAAAAGAACAAACGAATCAAGTTCAAATTTCTGAAAAAGCAGAAGCGAGTATCAATCGATTGTATGATCATGTAACGACATCTTTTGACAAAACAATCGATATGTTTGATGTCTATGACAGGGTCAAACGAGATGAAATTGTGAAAATAAGTAATGAGTCTTATCGTTTAGAGCATGATTTAAGGAAAAAACATATTAAGAGACTAAGTTCAGGTGAGTGTACACCAGAAGGTGGTTTATTATATCTTGATATGATAGGTATATTAGAACGTATCGGTTATCATTCGAGAAATATTTCAGAATCAATGATAGACATCGATGAAATTGAGACAAATGAAGAGACGGAACATGCATTAGAATGGTCACATTAA
- a CDS encoding Hsp20 family protein, giving the protein MIQNTSNLPQDLLEGLLSDHHEFKVNVYQSDNQYTVEAELPGYQKEHISINYEDKTLTITAKHSDAQQDDMTYLIKERSTDEQSRQFIFKNIDTNAIKATMDDGILSVILPIKQTKTQISID; this is encoded by the coding sequence ATGATACAAAATACCAGTAATCTTCCACAAGATTTATTAGAAGGTTTATTATCAGATCATCATGAATTCAAAGTAAACGTTTATCAGTCAGATAATCAATACACAGTTGAAGCTGAGCTTCCTGGTTATCAAAAAGAACATATTTCAATCAATTATGAAGATAAAACACTAACAATTACTGCAAAACATTCAGATGCACAGCAAGATGATATGACATATCTTATCAAAGAGCGTAGTACTGATGAACAAAGCAGACAATTTATATTCAAAAACATCGATACAAATGCTATTAAAGCCACAATGGATGATGGCATTTTATCTGTTATACTACCAATCAAACAAACAAAAACACAAATTTCAATAGACTAA
- a CDS encoding Hsp20/alpha crystallin family protein codes for MAFDMRPFNNSFFEGNPGDLFKDFGRQFFEQFPDSTSIKSDVKELDNAYVVEAELPGFQKENISLQFENNVLTIEGKQVIENNEEDEAGRLIHQERSTSNVKRQYPFENVDENAIKASYENGMLNVTLPKKTQEERSSSNIQID; via the coding sequence ATGGCTTTTGATATGAGACCATTTAACAATTCATTTTTTGAAGGAAATCCTGGAGATTTATTTAAAGATTTTGGACGTCAGTTTTTTGAGCAATTCCCAGATAGTACAAGCATTAAATCAGACGTAAAAGAACTAGATAATGCCTATGTTGTGGAAGCTGAACTCCCTGGTTTTCAAAAAGAAAATATTAGTTTACAGTTTGAAAACAATGTTTTAACTATTGAAGGAAAACAAGTTATTGAAAACAATGAGGAAGATGAAGCAGGTCGTCTAATTCATCAAGAACGTAGTACGAGCAACGTCAAACGTCAATACCCATTTGAAAATGTTGATGAAAATGCTATTAAAGCTTCATATGAGAATGGCATGTTAAATGTAACATTACCTAAA
- a CDS encoding DUF4889 domain-containing protein — MKNSKVFAISLSVIMLVIAVVLIIMMFTSGQKETYYGYMKDATTADKVISEKDHKIEKNVKLPSKSDFSPKKGDFVKLVKADGDDTYSKMEVVDHDDIPHGLMMKIHDMGGMKGM, encoded by the coding sequence TTGAAAAATAGTAAAGTATTTGCTATATCGTTAAGTGTAATCATGTTAGTTATAGCTGTTGTATTGATTATAATGATGTTCACAAGTGGACAAAAAGAAACTTATTACGGATATATGAAAGATGCTACGACAGCTGATAAAGTCATAAGTGAAAAAGATCATAAAATTGAGAAGAATGTTAAGTTACCATCAAAGTCTGATTTTTCACCTAAAAAAGGAGACTTTGTTAAATTAGTAAAAGCTGACGGTGATGACACTTATAGTAAGATGGAAGTTGTAGATCATGACGATATTCCACATGGCTTAATGATGAAAATCCATGATATGGGCGGCATGAAGGGTATGTAA
- a CDS encoding sucrose-specific PTS transporter subunit IIBC yields the protein MNYKKSAEELLNAIGGEDNLDAMAHCATRLRLVLKDESLVDEKVLNDMDVVKGTFSTGGQYQIIIGSGTVNKVFNELENITGKEASTTSEVKAQGNKNMNPFQRFVKMLSDIFVPIIPAIVAGGLLMGINNILTAPGIFYDGQSLIDVHNQFKGLAEMINVFANAPFTLLPILIGFSAAKRFGGNAFLGAALGMILVHPDLMSAYDYPKAVEEGKAIPHWNLFGLDINQVGYQGQVLPMLVAAYILATIEKALRKVVPTVLDNLLTPLLSILVTAFVTFSFVGPITRTLGYWLSDGLTWLYEFGGAIGGLIFGLLYAPIVITGMHHSFIAIETQLIADSASTGGSFIFPIATMSNIAQGAAALAAFFIVKENKKLKGVASAAGISALLGITEPAMFGVNLKLRYPFIGAIVGSGIGAAYISFFKVKAIALGTAGIPGFISISGQHNGWLHYGIGMLIAFIVAFGLTYGLSYRKGNKAISK from the coding sequence TTGAATTATAAAAAGTCTGCGGAAGAACTATTAAATGCAATAGGAGGAGAAGACAATCTAGACGCAATGGCGCATTGTGCTACGCGTTTACGACTTGTTCTTAAGGATGAAAGTTTAGTTGATGAGAAAGTATTGAATGATATGGATGTCGTTAAGGGAACGTTTTCAACAGGTGGTCAATATCAAATTATTATTGGCTCTGGTACTGTGAATAAAGTGTTTAATGAATTAGAAAACATAACAGGTAAAGAAGCTTCTACAACTTCTGAAGTGAAAGCACAAGGTAATAAAAATATGAATCCATTTCAGCGATTTGTCAAAATGTTATCGGACATTTTTGTACCAATCATACCGGCAATTGTAGCTGGTGGTCTATTAATGGGTATTAATAATATTTTAACAGCACCAGGTATTTTTTATGATGGTCAATCATTAATTGACGTACATAACCAGTTTAAAGGGCTAGCTGAGATGATCAATGTCTTTGCTAATGCACCATTTACATTGTTACCTATATTAATAGGTTTTAGTGCTGCGAAGCGGTTTGGAGGCAACGCCTTTCTTGGTGCAGCTTTAGGGATGATATTGGTACATCCCGATTTAATGAGTGCCTATGATTATCCGAAAGCTGTAGAAGAAGGTAAGGCAATCCCTCACTGGAATCTCTTTGGTTTAGACATTAACCAAGTTGGTTATCAGGGGCAAGTGCTTCCTATGTTAGTGGCTGCATATATTCTTGCGACAATTGAAAAAGCACTACGTAAAGTAGTACCAACTGTCTTAGATAATTTACTTACGCCATTATTATCTATATTAGTTACTGCATTTGTTACATTTTCATTTGTAGGACCAATTACACGGACATTAGGCTATTGGTTGTCAGATGGTTTAACATGGCTGTATGAATTTGGTGGTGCGATTGGCGGTCTGATTTTCGGATTATTATATGCGCCTATTGTAATTACTGGTATGCATCATAGCTTTATTGCGATTGAAACACAGTTGATTGCAGATAGTGCTTCAACAGGTGGGTCATTTATTTTCCCAATTGCGACAATGTCGAATATTGCGCAAGGTGCAGCAGCACTAGCAGCTTTCTTTATTGTTAAAGAAAATAAAAAACTTAAAGGCGTCGCATCTGCAGCGGGTATATCAGCATTATTAGGTATTACCGAACCAGCTATGTTTGGTGTTAACTTAAAACTTAGATATCCTTTTATTGGTGCGATAGTAGGTTCAGGTATAGGAGCAGCCTATATATCTTTCTTTAAAGTGAAAGCAATCGCGTTAGGTACGGCAGGAATCCCTGGTTTTATTTCTATAAGTGGCCAACATAATGGTTGGTTACATTATGGAATAGGCATGTTAATCGCCTTTATCGTAGCATTTGGATTAACATATGGGCTATCTTATAGAAAAGGGAATAAAGCCATTTCAAAATAG
- a CDS encoding TetR/AcrR family transcriptional regulator C-terminal domain-containing protein gives MIEDRRVRKTKQAIKNAFIQLLNKKDLEKITIQDITELADINRGTFYLHYEDKYILLSDIEDEYISDLADDMLFYKDMTKGLNIEAFAKVFSEKVLKNIMVYINKNIEFYQIIFKLERKSHIEEKISELKFENMSKNVNDDHSISGIPLDYFHSYVFGATISFIKHWVQDTNRKEPDIVVGYLFKIIFNGPLRLMANGQLK, from the coding sequence ATGATTGAAGATCGACGCGTTCGTAAAACGAAACAAGCAATTAAAAATGCATTCATTCAATTATTAAATAAAAAAGATTTAGAAAAAATCACGATACAAGATATCACAGAATTAGCAGATATTAACCGTGGCACTTTTTATTTACATTATGAAGATAAATATATTTTACTTTCAGATATAGAAGATGAGTATATCAGTGATTTAGCAGATGATATGCTTTTCTACAAAGATATGACAAAAGGGCTCAACATTGAAGCTTTCGCTAAAGTCTTTTCAGAGAAAGTGCTAAAAAATATCATGGTTTATATCAATAAAAATATCGAATTTTATCAAATTATTTTTAAATTAGAGCGAAAGAGTCATATAGAAGAAAAAATATCAGAACTCAAGTTTGAGAATATGTCTAAGAATGTTAATGATGACCATAGCATTTCTGGTATACCGTTAGATTACTTTCATAGTTATGTTTTTGGTGCTACGATTTCTTTTATTAAACACTGGGTTCAAGATACAAATAGAAAGGAACCTGACATTGTCGTTGGCTACTTATTTAAAATTATTTTTAATGGTCCATTGCGCTTAATGGCAAACGGACAATTAAAATAA
- a CDS encoding peptidoglycan recognition protein family protein — protein MEHIYSEFYRQTEKITEPKLQVLGVVLHDDAENYTAKAYIEWLKRRINRNELEKGWACLYVDANTCYWFHPSEYIEWHCGNAFANSHYVGIERCQSKINGVLDDEAFMRNEEASFKMAALILNKYHLPINRETVRLHKEFFDTECPARAWKIHLGNVETNQQTIQILQDYFIERIKSYASCISDEELKTVG, from the coding sequence ATGGAACATATTTATTCTGAATTTTATAGACAAACAGAAAAGATCACAGAACCTAAATTACAAGTATTAGGCGTAGTACTTCATGATGATGCTGAAAATTATACGGCTAAAGCATACATTGAGTGGTTGAAGCGCAGAATAAATAGAAATGAATTAGAGAAAGGCTGGGCATGTCTCTATGTAGACGCTAATACGTGCTATTGGTTTCATCCATCTGAATATATAGAATGGCACTGTGGTAACGCATTTGCTAATTCACATTATGTAGGTATAGAACGTTGCCAATCTAAAATAAATGGTGTTTTAGATGATGAGGCATTTATGAGAAATGAAGAAGCTAGTTTCAAAATGGCTGCACTTATATTGAACAAATATCATTTACCTATAAACCGTGAAACAGTGAGATTGCATAAGGAATTTTTTGACACTGAATGTCCTGCGCGAGCGTGGAAAATTCATTTAGGTAACGTAGAAACAAATCAGCAAACGATACAAATATTACAAGATTATTTTATTGAAAGAATTAAGTCCTATGCTAGTTGTATATCAGATGAAGAATTAAAAACAGTAGGGTAA
- a CDS encoding SDR family NAD(P)-dependent oxidoreductase, whose amino-acid sequence MSVFDKFKLDNQVAIVTGGASGLGKAMGKGLAEAGANLVIADINLELAKETAAEFKNETGNKAIACKVDVTSVSDVEQMVTDVMDTFGRIDILFNNAGINEHVKFEDMPYDRWVKNMDVNINSMVLVSQAVGKVMIEQKKGSIINTSSMSGIIVNTPQPQAAYNTSKGAVIMFTKSLASEWAEHGIRVNSIAPGYMKTELTKDYFAQGGDMIDTWMKFTPLGRPGVPEELQGAALYLASDASSFVTGSVVTIDGGYTAL is encoded by the coding sequence ATGAGTGTTTTCGATAAGTTTAAATTAGATAACCAAGTGGCAATTGTTACGGGTGGTGCTTCTGGATTAGGTAAAGCTATGGGTAAAGGGTTAGCCGAAGCGGGCGCAAACTTAGTCATTGCTGACATAAATTTAGAATTGGCCAAGGAGACAGCTGCTGAATTTAAAAATGAAACAGGTAACAAAGCAATCGCATGTAAAGTAGATGTTACAAGCGTATCGGATGTTGAACAAATGGTTACAGATGTCATGGATACATTTGGCCGTATTGATATTTTATTTAATAATGCAGGTATTAATGAACATGTGAAATTTGAAGATATGCCATACGATCGTTGGGTAAAAAATATGGATGTGAATATTAACAGTATGGTATTAGTCTCACAAGCAGTTGGTAAAGTGATGATAGAACAGAAAAAAGGATCAATTATTAATACATCTTCAATGTCAGGTATTATAGTGAATACGCCACAACCTCAAGCTGCCTATAATACATCGAAAGGTGCTGTCATTATGTTTACGAAAAGTTTAGCAAGTGAATGGGCTGAACATGGTATTCGTGTAAATTCTATTGCACCAGGATACATGAAGACAGAACTTACAAAAGATTATTTCGCACAAGGCGGAGATATGATTGATACATGGATGAAATTTACACCACTTGGTAGACCAGGGGTTCCAGAAGAATTACAAGGTGCTGCATTATATTTAGCGTCTGATGCTTCATCGTTTGTGACGGGAAGTGTTGTTACAATCGATGGCGGTTATACAGCGTTATAG
- a CDS encoding DUF3139 domain-containing protein, which yields MKTFLKIIGLLVISLIIAIVFFFGMRTYQGHKNLDLVDHYMDEKHLTEKIKTEKTLYSAKKGLYYKKVEFKDDPKYTYVVQPISTYKGILVQGFDSETNKNVKDAKHNAFKQDYKPKD from the coding sequence ATGAAAACATTTTTAAAAATCATAGGGCTATTGGTCATATCATTGATTATTGCTATCGTATTTTTCTTTGGTATGAGAACGTATCAAGGTCATAAAAATTTGGACTTAGTTGACCATTATATGGACGAAAAGCATTTAACAGAAAAAATTAAAACAGAAAAGACACTTTATAGTGCTAAAAAAGGATTGTATTATAAAAAAGTAGAGTTTAAGGATGATCCTAAATACACTTATGTTGTTCAACCGATTAGTACTTATAAAGGCATATTAGTTCAAGGTTTTGATAGTGAAACGAATAAAAATGTTAAAGATGCGAAGCACAATGCATTTAAACAAGATTACAAACCTAAGGATTAG
- the rsp gene encoding AraC family transcriptional regulator Rsp translates to MDNTTLCIHEHLNTITRRCINQVILLFSLSNHLDITLNGRKISAGNNIIIINHSDLYQISNAQQVVEICIPIRHFIKLEKHFFNSNYNFKLLNSEPYLKYQILTMAQQLNQSFTIDTSLMTEIITKLNKEARVEYDAPYIPTIDTENSLLNKITEFIKANISLPLLSKDVSKSFYISASYISILFKKHLGMSFKNYITSLKIALSLSELVQNKQTIYQVSEQFGFNHYSNYTQQFKHFMQMTPNEFRKNVQSNPKMIVQLVNEDISPYQSAIDTYTSDKPQTINQINIELNQLTFNDAIKSPTVFIHVDNLMDIVQSDYNTKLSFKDLTNAYILINNSRNLALENLSLTGMIDFIDALFSNYVGIAIRIKSLNQFDLIEDSIFQFLKYKPEYVKQNRDYNFLLLLDATHLSLTDINRLYIKIKNFNVKLNIKVGITVEGVIEQTHSLKNASKLLNRFNFDFHFIDIEQDNVQTLLNKKSTHFNNSMSHFEYYNKLIEETQIDASKFVYTKLSKKGFLLYDGKHPLQITDLMCHMLIMLKRGSGVGYELIRKEKYDIALMNNHGIYEPLMYLYQFVKPFISKYTAIHQNYIILHEDHSIHLLLFNAPYQRSSTQDVQKFILKEKHLPAKTTLFIQTLNREHGFVDYALPSSFNDTYIERSLLRYIEDSTIPKAEIRHFSRSDSPLYFTLHHDELKYIRILPS, encoded by the coding sequence ATGGATAATACAACTTTATGTATTCATGAGCATTTAAACACCATTACACGCCGTTGTATCAATCAAGTGATCTTATTGTTTTCACTGAGTAATCATTTAGACATAACTTTAAATGGAAGAAAAATCTCAGCTGGAAATAACATTATTATCATTAACCATAGTGATTTATATCAAATATCGAATGCACAACAAGTAGTTGAAATATGCATACCTATTAGACATTTTATAAAATTAGAAAAACACTTTTTCAATTCCAATTATAATTTTAAATTACTAAATTCTGAACCATATTTAAAATATCAAATTTTGACAATGGCGCAACAATTAAACCAATCATTTACTATTGATACTTCTCTAATGACAGAAATTATCACGAAATTAAACAAAGAAGCCAGAGTCGAATATGATGCGCCTTATATTCCAACGATAGACACTGAAAATAGTTTATTAAATAAAATTACTGAATTTATTAAAGCTAATATTTCACTACCTCTTTTATCTAAAGACGTGTCCAAATCATTCTATATCTCGGCATCTTATATTTCAATTCTGTTCAAAAAACATCTAGGCATGAGTTTTAAAAATTATATTACGAGCTTGAAAATTGCCCTTTCACTTTCCGAACTTGTTCAGAATAAGCAAACCATTTATCAGGTTTCCGAACAGTTTGGTTTTAATCATTATTCAAACTATACGCAACAATTTAAACATTTTATGCAAATGACACCAAATGAATTCAGAAAAAATGTTCAATCTAATCCTAAAATGATTGTTCAACTTGTTAATGAAGATATTAGCCCGTATCAAAGTGCTATAGATACTTATACCTCAGATAAACCGCAGACCATAAATCAAATCAACATTGAGTTAAATCAATTAACTTTTAATGATGCTATTAAATCACCTACTGTTTTTATACACGTTGATAATTTGATGGATATTGTGCAATCTGACTACAATACAAAGCTTAGCTTTAAAGATTTAACGAATGCCTATATTTTAATAAATAATAGTCGTAATTTAGCATTAGAAAACCTAAGTCTTACAGGTATGATTGACTTTATCGATGCTTTATTTTCAAATTATGTTGGTATTGCCATAAGAATTAAATCCTTAAATCAGTTTGATCTCATCGAAGATAGTATCTTTCAATTTTTAAAATATAAACCTGAGTACGTCAAACAAAATCGTGATTATAATTTCCTATTGTTACTAGATGCGACACATTTATCTCTAACAGATATTAATCGTTTATATATTAAAATCAAAAACTTCAATGTGAAGCTCAATATTAAAGTTGGCATCACAGTTGAAGGTGTCATAGAGCAGACACACTCATTAAAGAATGCGTCAAAATTATTAAATCGGTTTAATTTTGATTTTCATTTCATCGATATTGAGCAAGACAACGTACAAACATTACTTAACAAAAAAAGTACGCATTTCAATAACTCAATGAGTCATTTTGAATACTATAATAAACTCATCGAAGAAACACAAATTGATGCTTCAAAATTTGTTTATACGAAACTATCTAAAAAAGGTTTTTTACTTTATGACGGAAAACATCCCTTACAAATTACAGATTTAATGTGCCATATGCTTATCATGTTAAAAAGAGGCAGTGGCGTCGGCTATGAATTAATACGTAAAGAAAAATATGATATCGCCTTAATGAATAACCATGGTATTTATGAACCATTAATGTACTTATATCAATTTGTTAAACCTTTCATTAGTAAATATACAGCCATTCATCAAAACTATATTATTCTGCATGAAGATCATTCTATTCATCTTTTATTGTTTAACGCACCATATCAAAGATCATCAACACAAGATGTTCAAAAATTCATTTTAAAAGAAAAACATCTACCAGCTAAAACAACGTTGTTCATTCAAACATTGAACAGAGAGCATGGATTTGTTGATTATGCATTACCTTCTTCATTTAATGACACTTATATTGAAAGATCGTTATTACGCTATATTGAAGATTCCACAATTCCTAAAGCTGAAATAAGACACTTCTCTCGTTCAGATTCACCATTATACTTCACTTTACATCATGATGAATTGAAATATATACGTATTTTACCATCTTAG